The sequence CTCCTCTGACAATTGCAGGTAGTGCAGAACTGTCTGACGTCGATCCAGATCGCGTATACACAGAAGCCAATCATCCTGCTGGTCAGGATATTATCGGCAATGGTATTTTAGGGAAAAATGACGAAGGAACAACTACCGTGCAGTGGGCGGCGTTGACTGGAATAGATCCTTTGGGGTCAGTCGCTCGTTTCTCTCTCGTTGTGGATGCAGATAAGTTCACGATACCTGTTGTGAATCTTGCAATAGCGCCCGGGTTTGGAGTGCAGGGTGTTTCTTCTCAAGATGAAAACGACTTGGTTATATCAACCCTCCAAACGCTATCTCAGGCAGGGAAAATCCTTGACGAATCGGGCCAAGCGCTAGAACAAGCACATAACCAATTGACACAAGCTGGATCGCGGATTGGATCCCAAACAATTAATGATTTACAGATTTCAAATTCACGTATTGAAGAAAATGCTCGAGCAACAGTAGCGACACTTTCGCAGGTTAGTCAGCAGGCATCGGCGACATTTGAAAATACCGGTTCTGTGGTGGCACAACAGCTAGCCCAGACCACACAAACAGTTAAAGAATTATTGGGTGATCCAGAAGATGTTCAGGAGATTGTTCACGTTGATGGTGCTAAATGTCAAGTGACAACAAAGGATAACGCAGAAATATCTGATGGTGAAAGTGAAAAAACCAACGGGCAAGCCACTACTGTTTTAGCCGTGATACGAAACGTATCGCAACGTCTTGAAGGATTAGCTCAGACTACCGGGGAGTGCCAAGCAATCCTTCTGCAAAATTTTCAAAATTCCCTTGGAACAGAAGCGCCTGATGAGGACAAATGTGACGGCGAAGCGCACAACTTAACGTGCGCATTGTATAAAAATCAGAAAAAGTTCCAAGAAGAATTTCACAATCTGACGGCACGAAATAGCGAATTAGCTCAGCGTTTACGTGCAGATTCGCGAGGAAGCTCATTTTCTAGTATTGCTCTCCTCGAAGGAAAAATTAGAACACTGCAAGATGCTATTAGTACACTTGGGCAGCAAGGAGCTGAGCTGGATGTTATAGAACGTCTAGGAAAAGTTGACGCATCTATTACTGACGTAAAGCAAAATATTGGTGCTGTTAGAAATCAAGTGGGAGATATTCATAAAAATGTGAATAGTATATTGGAAACCACCGGTAAGCAAACAAGCAAAATAGATGAATTGAAAAAAGAAATATGTCTAGCTTCTGGCTTGACACAGCAGGAAGGAAAGTCGAGTAATAAGACGCCTACCATCGACAAAAAAGAAGCACAAAAGCTTGTAGGGCTACTTTCTGACACAGATTGTCCACAGGACGATCCTGGGAAAAATAACTCATACATTGGGAAAAATCCTACAAAAAATAACAATAATCTGGCTGTATATAGCTCTGAAACGCGCGCGCTTCTGCAAGAGATGTACAGCGAGACAAATACAGAGTTGACACAGGCTGAGCAAGAAGCGTTCGGATCTGATTTGGTTCGTGCAATGAACGATACGGATAGCACCCTCGCAGAGATGGCTACTGACATCGAGTTAATTAAGAATTCGTATGTAAGTGACACACAAACATTTGAAAAGCTTATTACAAACCTTAAATCTGCAGCAGATGATGTATCTGACTCGTACCAAACCGTACAGAAGTCGACAACAAGTTTGCAGGAAGAACTACAAAAAGTTGCTGCTGACCTTGAAGAATATGTTGATTCGGTAACTCAACTATCGCAAGAAAAATCAAGTGAGCAGATGAATGGTTCACTCAAGTCCATCAAGGAAACAAAGCAGCATGTTAACGAATTATCAAACACTATCTTTGGTCGATACAGTCAGCAGCTGAAAGCTCAAGCACCTTTACTCTCTGAATTTGGCACTAAGGTTGTTGATGAAACAAATGGGCGGGTACAGGAACAAAGTCAGCAGCTTGCAACAAAGACGCAAACTCTGATGAAGAATAATTCCGCTCATGTACAAGAAGTTGCTGCCAAAGCAGTAGCTGATTCTGACGCTGTTGCAGTGTTGCTTTCGCAAGACATTGCTAAAGTTTTGGTAGATATTGGAAATAACACAAACAACGGTGGCGGTCTTCTCGGTGTTATTAGTACATCTTCGGGCTATCTCAAGGTTGCTGATAGCAAGATGTCAGATGCCAGTAGTCATGCTGCACTAGCTCGATCTCACCAACGTGCATCGTACGGTGATTCATTATTCGCAGATATACGCTTACGTGCCAGCTTAGCCCGGTTAGAAAAACCACTGACTCTTGTTATGTCTGATGAAAAAACGACCTCAACATGGATGAATGTTTGGTTGAAAGGAAGCAACAAGTGATGGCTCTCAATCAGTCAGTTAGCAAACGTAAAATATGGACACTTATTGCATCAGTTGCTGCCCTCAGCTTGGTTGTTACTTTTATCGTGCTTTGGTGGATTTTTAAAGATGCACCTAAAACTGAGCCTTTCGCAAGCTCAAAAGTCGAACTAGAAATAGGCGAAGTTCCGAATGATTTACGCATAGGATTAGTAGTTTCCCAGACAGAAAACTACGCCGAAGGCGGACAATGGCTAGCTAATGCGCACGGAGTCAGTGTAGCTGCGTGGCGACTAGAACAGGCAGGGGTGCACGTAGAAACCATTGCGGTATCGGATCAAGGAAGCAGTGAAGGTGCTCAACAAGCGGTAGAAGAACTCAAGAAACAGAACGTTTCCGGCATTATAGCAGTCACAAGTGGCCCTCATACACAAGTTCTTGTGGAGGCTGCACAAAAAGCGAATATTCCAATTATCCTTCCTTATGCTAGCGGAACGAGTGATGCAAAGAAAGGTACTTGGTATGGGCAACCACTACAAGCAGACATCGATAGTATTCTTCTTTCACATGCCCAAAAACTACATTGCTCGACGATGGCAACTACGAGAAAAATTGAAGGAATTAACAATGTTGAGGTGTCGATAAAAGAATCTGGAGAGTTATCGGCGAACTTGGCAGAAAACCTAGCCAACAATTCTAGTATGTGCGTTTTCCTTGATATGCGCACTCCGCAAATGGCAAATGTTGTATATGCTATCAAAGCAATACGATCTGACATTCCAGTATTTTTGGATGCTAGTGCCAACTCTTGGGATATCACTAAAGAGTTGATGCGGGATAATGGTGTTCCTACACAAGTTTTTACTTATGGAACCTCGTCGTTTAGGGCACGCGTATCTAGCCCAGAAACTTCAGAAAGTATTCGAGGATTTAATGAATCTATTGAGCAGATGAAAAAGATTAATGTTGCATCGATAGTAGATGACACCAAAAAGTTTAGGGATTTTGCTGAAGGTGTAGATACGCGTGGCTACGATGCTTTTATCGCTCTTGTTGGTGCAAGTGTTCATCAGCACTCATCGAATCCCCGTGAGGTAATGAACGGACTGGCGGAGATTAACTCGCAAGATCTACCGTTGCTGAGCCGTTATGATAATGATGCAGGGCAGAGTAGCAGCTATGTCAGCGGAAATCTTTTAGAGCTTAGCAGCGTACAAAGCCACCCAGTGTGGATCTCGCTAGACTAATTGGTACACTGCCGGAAAACTTATTCAGAATCTAGACGAAAAGATAATAATGCGAATAGTTATTGGGCAATCAAACAATGAACACGTTTATTTTGCGTCCAATATGGACCAAGAAACTACATTGCATGAAATTATCTTCACATCAGGTAATGATGTTCGAGATTTTGAAGAGATCTGGGTAGATGGTATCGCTAGTAGCCTTTCACAGACTGTTAAAGAGGCACACCTATATGAAGGATCCACAATAACGAACTATCCGACCTTGGGTGGTAGCGTAACGACTGCTAGTCCTTCACTAGAAAGCCAGTGGGAACTGCGGTGTATAGGTGGATTATCCAGTACTGAATCTTACCCGCTATGCGCTGGTCAAGTTCTTCGTATTGGAAGGTCAGATCAAGCAGACATTACACTTCACTCAGCTTCTGTGTCATGGTCGCACGCAGTGCTCAGCATTGATGAGCGTGGTGTGTGGATAGCGGACGATTCGTCGTCGAACGGAACTTTCGTTGACGGGCAACGTATTAATACCGAATCGACCGAACCAATTTTACTTACCGAAGGGAGCATCCTCGGATTAGGTGGAATTTGTTTGATACTTCAACGGCCTCAACCAGTTCCAACTCAGCCAGATCTTCCCTACACTGCTGGCGGTCTAATCGCATTCAATCGTCCACCTCGTGTGGCTTTACCGCCGCATAGTGAGCCAGTGAGTGTACCGGTAAAGAAAGATTCTCAAGGAAAAGCGCATTTTTCGTGGATTAGTGTCCTTGCGCCATTATTTATGGCGATGGGTATGGTGGCGGTTATGGGGTCGGCACGATACGCGCTCATCGCGTTATTATCCCCCGTTATGGCTGTTGGATCGTGGTTAGAGCAAAAACGACGGAATAAAGACAACGAAAAAGAAAACGAAGAAAACTATTGCCGCGATCTAGAAATAACTCGGCAAGAAATTATTGATGCAAGCGAAGCAGAACGGGTTCGTGATCGATTACAAACACCCTATCCACACGAACTAATAGAGACCGTTCAGCATGCCACACCTGCCCTATGGCAGGTACGGGCAAGTGACGAAGATTTTCTTACCGCCACCATGGGAACCACAAACCGGGAATTCACTCCACTTCGAAAATCATATAGTGGCCAATTGCAAGCACGAACACAAGAAGTATTCGACGAAGCAACAATCTTTGCTACACCCCAGATTGTTGACTTATGTAAAGGCCCTGTCGGCATATGGGGGCCACGAGAATCTAGTATGGCATTAGCTCGTTCGTTGCTCTGCCAGTTGGCTACTTCTTCTGGGCCAGGAGATTATCGGGTCGTTGTGCTAACCGACAAGGCACGTAGCGAAGATTGGCGATTTACCGCATGGCTACCGCATACTCAAACTGGTAATACTAATCCACATGAGCGTTTCATAGCTTTAGATTCCACTCAAGCTACAACAATGGCACGAATGTTACGGGATCAGCTAAACCAACCAGAAGCTGATGCAATGCTACTAGTGGTAGACGATATTTCTTTACTCCAAGGAAGAGATTGTCCCGTCCGAGACATACTCGAATATGATCGCAATGTTAACCAGCAACGACGTCGTAAACGACCCGTCACGGCAATTATTTTAGCTGCACAAGCTAACGAACTACCTTCCATATGCCACAGCGTCATCGAAGTGAAATATGACAACGACGCAACACTGATGATTCCTTCCCAAGCAAAGACTACTGAGTCGATCACCATATCTGGGATTAGTGCAAGTGAAGCTCAAGAATGGTCGCGCATGTTGGCTAGATTTGACGATCCGAATGCGTCTGCGGGCGGTGGTGGATTACCAAGCCTAGTTCACTTATTTGATCTATTAGGATTCAACCGGAGCACTATTGATGGCTCAACAATAACGAAGTCGTGGGATTCTTTTGATGGATACAATGTTCCATTGGGTGTTTACGAGGACGGAATATATACCTTTGATTTAGTCAAGGACGGTCCACACGGACTGGTTGGAGGAACTACAGGATCGGGTAAATCTGAGCTACTGCGTTCCCTTGTTGCTGGTTTGGCAGCAAAAATTGATCCGGAACATTTGACGTTTATTCTTATAGATTTTAAGGGAGGGGCCGCATTCGCCTCACTTGATCAATTGCCACACACCATTGGCACACTTTCTAATCTAGAATCATCATTAGCCTATCGAGCCTTGAAAGCACTCGAAGCAGAACTGGCGTGGCGGCAAAAATGTTTTTCCGAAGCCGGAGAAAACGTAGATAATATTGATGCCTATCTTGCAACCCGCCCGGCTCAGCCAATGCCACGATTACTGGTAGTTGTTGACGAATTTGCGCAATTAGCAAAAGAGTATCCAGATGTACTGACATCATTGGTGTCGATCGGTGCGGTAGGGCGAACACTGGGCGTACATATGATTCTTGCGACGCAGCGTCCGGCAGGTGTTGTTAATGACGATATCTTAGCGAATACTAATATGCGTGCAGCGCTTCGTGTTCAAAGCCGCGAAGATTCTTCAAATGTTATCGGAGTGCCGCTAGCTGCAAGTATTGGGCGCAACCAACGCGGGCGAGCATATATCAAGCTTGGAGAGGAAGACATAACACCAATCCAGACTGCACTAGTTACCGGTGTGAGTGGAATTAAACAGACAAACGATCTTTTTGTTGATCCGATGATTTTAGGAATGCCCCCTCAAGATCACACTGTCACCACTAGCACAGATAGCAACAATGACATGGAAGTATTGATTGAAGCTATTAAAGAGGCGAACAAAAAGAAAGGCTTCAAACCGGCTCGAAAAGTATGGCCAGATCCGTTAGAAGAACATGTGCGGTTGCGTCTTGAACATGCTTTGGACGACGACGAACATGCACAGCTCCAAGAAATACGTGCAGATAATAGAGCGAAATCAGTGATACAAGTAGGCCTATATGATGATCCGGATCATCAACAACAGTATGTATCTGGCTGGGATATTTCCGATGGCAACCTTGTGATCGCAGGCATACCAGGTTCTGGAACGTCGAGTGCGCTGGTGTCGCTGGCATTGCGGATAGCAGACACGTATGCTCCCGATGAGGCTGACATACTTGTTCTAGATGCGGGAACATCGTCGTTGAGTGCACTTGAAGAGTTATCGCACGTTCGCGGGTTTGCTGGAGCAGGAACAGCAAACCGGGAACTCCAAACACGGTTGTTGCGTTACTTGCATAATGAGTTAGAGAAGAGGACTGCCGATTCGCAGCAAAAATATCCTAAAGTTTTTGTTCTTATCGACGGTTTAACAGTGCTAAAAGAAGAATATAATGACATTGACGGAACGCAGTTGCTAGAACAGTTCTATCGAGTGTGGGCAAAAGGACCTGCATTGGGGATCCATTGTGCCGCAACCACTAATCGCCTCAAGGCGCTACCCACGGCAATTAATGAGATAACAAGCCAAAAGTGGCTTTTCCGATTGGCGGATAGCTACGATTACTCACTCGCCGAAATTGCTAGGGACAACCATCCAGCGCCGCTGCCAGGGCGATATGTTGATGCGTTGCGGTCACATCAAGCTCACATCGGATTAGCGCAAGATGCTCAACGCAGTATTGAGGAGATT is a genomic window of Arcanobacterium phocae containing:
- a CDS encoding FtsK/SpoIIIE domain-containing protein; translated protein: MRIVIGQSNNEHVYFASNMDQETTLHEIIFTSGNDVRDFEEIWVDGIASSLSQTVKEAHLYEGSTITNYPTLGGSVTTASPSLESQWELRCIGGLSSTESYPLCAGQVLRIGRSDQADITLHSASVSWSHAVLSIDERGVWIADDSSSNGTFVDGQRINTESTEPILLTEGSILGLGGICLILQRPQPVPTQPDLPYTAGGLIAFNRPPRVALPPHSEPVSVPVKKDSQGKAHFSWISVLAPLFMAMGMVAVMGSARYALIALLSPVMAVGSWLEQKRRNKDNEKENEENYCRDLEITRQEIIDASEAERVRDRLQTPYPHELIETVQHATPALWQVRASDEDFLTATMGTTNREFTPLRKSYSGQLQARTQEVFDEATIFATPQIVDLCKGPVGIWGPRESSMALARSLLCQLATSSGPGDYRVVVLTDKARSEDWRFTAWLPHTQTGNTNPHERFIALDSTQATTMARMLRDQLNQPEADAMLLVVDDISLLQGRDCPVRDILEYDRNVNQQRRRKRPVTAIILAAQANELPSICHSVIEVKYDNDATLMIPSQAKTTESITISGISASEAQEWSRMLARFDDPNASAGGGGLPSLVHLFDLLGFNRSTIDGSTITKSWDSFDGYNVPLGVYEDGIYTFDLVKDGPHGLVGGTTGSGKSELLRSLVAGLAAKIDPEHLTFILIDFKGGAAFASLDQLPHTIGTLSNLESSLAYRALKALEAELAWRQKCFSEAGENVDNIDAYLATRPAQPMPRLLVVVDEFAQLAKEYPDVLTSLVSIGAVGRTLGVHMILATQRPAGVVNDDILANTNMRAALRVQSREDSSNVIGVPLAASIGRNQRGRAYIKLGEEDITPIQTALVTGVSGIKQTNDLFVDPMILGMPPQDHTVTTSTDSNNDMEVLIEAIKEANKKKGFKPARKVWPDPLEEHVRLRLEHALDDDEHAQLQEIRADNRAKSVIQVGLYDDPDHQQQYVSGWDISDGNLVIAGIPGSGTSSALVSLALRIADTYAPDEADILVLDAGTSSLSALEELSHVRGFAGAGTANRELQTRLLRYLHNELEKRTADSQQKYPKVFVLIDGLTVLKEEYNDIDGTQLLEQFYRVWAKGPALGIHCAATTNRLKALPTAINEITSQKWLFRLADSYDYSLAEIARDNHPAPLPGRYVDALRSHQAHIGLAQDAQRSIEEINKSWGLEYAHRPLLVQKLPTFVEPTLLADYARIGTEPWNIPIGMSEADLQPHMLHAYGGEHVLIAGPARSGKSTMLGAIRSVFAAAAKKNNIDLTIFTVASRRSTLHTLFDDVREHDEISAVVASAQALSGPCVILIDDGHLVTDSDQSLFSLIKKSDPRILIVVTGRNEDLRNMYDNWIKELRKSRLGVLLAPNVDFDGPLLGAQIPRRSPVNLSIGRGYACQNGVVSLIQAATLWKDQ
- a CDS encoding ABC transporter substrate-binding protein; the encoded protein is MDECLVERKQQVMALNQSVSKRKIWTLIASVAALSLVVTFIVLWWIFKDAPKTEPFASSKVELEIGEVPNDLRIGLVVSQTENYAEGGQWLANAHGVSVAAWRLEQAGVHVETIAVSDQGSSEGAQQAVEELKKQNVSGIIAVTSGPHTQVLVEAAQKANIPIILPYASGTSDAKKGTWYGQPLQADIDSILLSHAQKLHCSTMATTRKIEGINNVEVSIKESGELSANLAENLANNSSMCVFLDMRTPQMANVVYAIKAIRSDIPVFLDASANSWDITKELMRDNGVPTQVFTYGTSSFRARVSSPETSESIRGFNESIEQMKKINVASIVDDTKKFRDFAEGVDTRGYDAFIALVGASVHQHSSNPREVMNGLAEINSQDLPLLSRYDNDAGQSSSYVSGNLLELSSVQSHPVWISLD